The Oreochromis aureus strain Israel breed Guangdong linkage group 7, ZZ_aureus, whole genome shotgun sequence region ttattgacacCACAGTGCTGAAATACATAACTCATACTTTTTAATGCCTTTTTAGGATTATTTTTTCTACAGTTCAACAGATGTGAAGTATTGCAGAGGATACTTGCATTATGATAACCATTGTTGTAGTATTGTACCAGGAAGGTTTTTTGTGATTCCCATGAAATTATGGTGGATTGTGGATGTAATTCaggcaccttttttttttttttttttttttttttttttttttttttctaaataaccATCCGGCAAGTATTATGCTTGTGTGTTACATAGTGACATAGATAAGTCACAGAACAAAAGCCTGGGCTACAAATGTCAGACTGAAGGTTAATGGAAACATGGAAGTATAGTACGGGCACTTTAAGTTGGTGTGTGCATAGACATGATAACAAAGGgtgttttttaacttttcaaaTTTTCTTGTCTCAAGATTGTATTTTTTGATGTACACCATACATGTTCAAGTTAACCGTTATCTGAAATGTTAAATATATTGCTGTAGCTACAAGCTTTGAGTGGTTGTTTTGATATTTATAGCCTTTAATGAATTAACAATGCTACCATTGATCCTGTGTTTAGATACAGTGATGCACTTACAAATTGTGCCTGTATAGGTCCGGAAAACTTgtcctgaagaaaaaaaaaaacaacgcgTACTTAAGTATCTGTTTATGTCCTTGTGGGAGAAAAGGGGCATCGAAGGAGAGAAAGCAACCACATAGACGCCAAAACTTTGATCCCATTGATGTTTTGCAGGAGGCTATGCAGCTGAAACCCAAGCCCAGTAACATGTCAGACTTTGTGAACTATTCTAAGCATCAGTTGCTGACGATGAGATGAGGGGTGGGGGTTTCTGGGGCCACATATGAGTCTCCATAAGGACTCGCAATAGGAATTGAAGCTAAGAGCACCGTAAGACGGGCGCAGTTTGAATGTCTGGATATAAGCTGCTTGCGAAACGGTGTCACAGTTCACTGCCGCCCATGTGAGGGTCTGGTCGGATGTTTTTGCGGATGAGTGCTTTTAAGTCTACAGAAGTTTGTGATGTCACTCGTGTAGTTGGTCCTTGAGTAACGTTTAGTGTAAAGGTAGATTGCTAGGAGCTGTAGTGACCTTGGGACAGTTTGCTGAGGGCAGAACATAATTCCTGAAGGGACACATGGTCTAGAGTGACAGGGCCATCTGCTGTAGCGCCAGCAGTAGGAGGAAGGTGGGGGGGGGGCTGGACACCGGGGTGCTGAGAATTCCTTTCGCTGGGGTGTGGAGGGACTAGATATTCTGGGATACCACTGCTATCACACTGCTTGGGAAACATTTTTCTTTGACGTGTTTCGAAAGGAAATCTGAGAGAGAATTTTGCAAACGCTTAATGGTGAAGGGGAAACGTGGCTCGGTTAAATGGGGAGGATATTTGCTTGGCCCTTCAGCTCTCCGTAAAGCGTTTGGTAATAATGGTCTTGGTGTGTCGCCTTCTCATTTTGGTGGATCCAGTTTCCTTTCCATCTCAGCACAGCCGGAGCTGATAGAGCAGGATCTTGTGGGCCTTCTGGCACAAACCTCTCAGAGGGATCATCTTCGGGGGATCTTCTTTGGAGTTGTACTGTTCATGGCAAGGATCTATTTTCTTGCTGCCTCACTGAAATTGCATGGCCTAAACGAATGAATATTTTTATGAGGCACCTTGCACCAGAGATGGGCCAGGACCAAACCAAGCAGCAGATAGAGAAGGGTCTAAAGTTGTATCAGTCCAATCAGACAGACAAAGCTCTGCATGTGTGGACAAAAGTGCTGGAAAAGACCTCAGATCCCGGAGGAAAGTTTCGAGTGCTGGGGTGCCTGATCACAGCTCACTCAGAAATGGGAAAGTACAAAGACATGCTAAAGGTAGGCTATCAAAACCACAGCGAGCCACGTATAATAGTATAGTGTATCTAGCATTTCTGTAAAGGAGTAAAAAAATCTACCTGAATAACTGTAGCTCATACTTGTATGACTCATATTCTAAGACTAAACAGCCACGCTTTATTTGTATTACTAATGTTAAGACATTCTTCACATTTTGCATACCGTGCGattacatttttctgttatgCAACCAGCAGTAGGCGTGTGTGTGCAGTTCCTGTTCCAGTTACTAAATGTCACTGAATATCtcatcattttaaatgtcatcATGTCAGCTGTGAAGTGCCACCGTTTACACAGTTGTAGCATTGTAACATTTCCACAATGTGTCAGTGATTATTTCATGAGAAGAGGTCAAAGGTTACCTTCTTCCAACCACAGCAATCTTGAGAAGCATGGGTTAATTTGTGGCTTCCACATGATGCGGAGTAAATAAGTGCCCTGCAACCTAAGTATGAGTGTGGGGTGTCTTGTTGACATAATCCTCCTTCCTGAAGCAGCGCCCGCTCTAACTAACTCAGCTTTAGTGAGGACTGTAAAAAAGTAGGGGACTTAAAAGTCTTTGTATCTGGGTGAAGTTGAACACTATGCATGTTCCCTGCATCATTTATCCTCTTACTCTATCTGCAGTATGCCCTTGAACAAATTGACACAGCCAGAGAAATGGAGGACCCAGACTACCTGACTGAGGGCTACCTGAACTTGGCACGCAGCAACGAGAAGCTGTGCGACTTCCAGAAAACAGTCTCATACTGTAAGACCTGCTTAAACATGCAGGGTACcactgtcagcctgcaactcaatGGCCAGGTATGTCTTAGCATGGGCAATGCCTTCCTGGGTCTCAGTGTCTTCCAGAAGGCCCTGGAGAGCTACGAGAAGGCCCTGCGCTACGCACACAACAACGACGACAAGATGCTGGAGTGCAGAGTCTGCTGCAGTCTGGGAAATATCTACGTCCAGCTTAAGGTACtcaaaaagctgtttttctgACAAGCGATTCTTGTTTTCCCATCATTACGTTTTGCTCAATTTCCCTAAAAATGAGCGCTtaccaataaataaatgtaaaaatcttaCATACTTTGGCTGTTCCAAATGTCTCCGCTGCGTTATTTGAGTAAAACATTCACTGGACTGCACGTGTGATTCCACAATCAATGATTTTGCCAGCGTACTCACAGAGTATGACAACACTGCAGAACATCTGAGCCAACATCATCAATGCTTAGCCTGTGTAGTGCTGGGCATTGTAAAACAAGAGCTGAGTGAGTTGGCCGGCtggtgtgtgtgggtttttttttgtagtaCCCTTGACATCTGAGATTTGTATATGTAATCCTCTGGCTTCCCAGAGAGGATTGGTTTCAATGGGATAGTGATGAAGTTCTGCTTGAAGAATGCACTCATGTGTCATGTTATTTTAtgacacaaaaaaatataacatcCTGCATCGCAACGCGGGGagcacacagactaaatactgTCTGAGTGCTCTTGTTAAGAAGATTAAAAACCAAAATGCAAATGTTAGTAGTATCTAAAAAGATGTGGCGCCCTTTTCTGGTGTCACCTAAGTGGTCATTCACATGTGCCAACAGGACTTTGAGAAAGCCCTGTTCTTCCCCTGCAAAGCGGCCGAGCTTGTCAATGACTACGGCAAAGGCTGGAGCCTCAAGTATCGAGCCATGAGCCAGTACCACATGTCTGTAGCCTACAGGAAACTGGAGCGCCTGCCAGATGCCATGGAGTGCTGTGAGGTATTGTTTTATAACACATCATTACTGTCCTCGGAGACAAACTTACATAACTCAGAGCCTTCCTCGCCATCTTGCTGACCCAACCCCCATGCCTTTGGCTGCTCTGAAGTTGGAGCTGCAGAGACAGTAGATGCTGCGCTGCCGACAGGTGCAAGTGGCAGTTGTTCTTTTGTACGAGGCCTTAGACCCTGACAAAAATATGCTCAGAGAGGCGCGGTTTAAAGTGTTAATGAAGAGGGTGGCTTTAGTCTTTGCTCTGTTCTAATTATGTACCGGGGGGTGAAAGATAACTCGATGTCATTGCCTCTGAGTGTAGAAGTATAGTAACAAGACAGCAGGATGCATTTcagatttattacatttaacccAACAGTTTATACATCTGGACATATTCAGGATACCACGGACAACAGCTCATATTTATCCCATCACGTCTCTCTTTAAATGCACACTGCGATACTAAATAAATCTGTTTAACTGCAGTTAAGAGGATGCAGCTTAGAGTTTCGATTTAGTCCAGGGTGTTGGTGTTACATGATGGAGGTAGGGCTCTTCTAATGTCTGCTCTTTACTGTGTACAAATAAACAATCTGTCTTTTGCTTCAACAGGAGTCCATGAAGATTGCCCTGCAGCATGGTGACCGGCCTCTTCAGGCTCTGTGCTTGCTAAACTTTGCAGACATTCATCGCTGCAGACATGATGTTGATGTAAAGTGCCAATATTGCATTCACATTCATGTAAAATTTCAAAACTGGTCATCTACAACTAGTCTGTGCAattacctttttgttttttttctcttcatatgTTCAGAAAGCATTCCCTCGTTATGAGTCTGCGCTGGGTATTATGACTGAGATTGGAAACCGTCTTGGGCAAGCACACGTCCATCTGGGAGTCGCAAAGTGCTGGCTTCTGCAGAAAGAATTTGACAAGGTGCCCTACAGTTTCTGCACAATTCTGACAGTAAAGGGACACAATGTTTTATTTGTACTCAAAATAAATGCTCATCTGGTATTTATAAAGTGTTCCTGTTCATGTTCCAGGCTCTTGATTCTTTGCAGCGAGCACAGGAATTGGCGGATGGAATGGGAAACAAGGTAACTGAACAGGAAAAGAGCTGCAGGGATAGTTTAGCCATTTCTTATTctagatttgttttctttcagtcGTGGTTGTAAAGATGACTGTTGgttaaacaaaacaagacaccTGAAGATTTTAAGCACTAGTTTCTCATGCTTTTAAACTGTAAAGCAATGACATTGTGACTCTTTCTCTTATACAAGCTGTGCACACTGAAGGTTCACTGCTTGAGTGAAGGGATTTACCGGAGCAGGGGGCAGCTGaacgaggtcagagagcagGTGGTGAAGTTCCTCCAGTGTGTCGAGGAGCTGGAGCTCTACTGCGGCATGTGTGGAGAGTCCATTGGGGACAGGGACCAAAAGCTGCAGGCCTTACCCTGTTCCCATATTTTCCATCTCAAGTGGGTGTCTGTTCAAATCTCGCCTGGTATTAGTTACATTACATAACTAATACATTACATAACCAAATCTAGATGTAGTTTAAAGAGTGTATTTCCCATGTTTCTTTGTCTTTCAGGTGTCTACAGACAAATGGGACAAAAGGTTGTCCTAAATGCTTTAAGTCCTCCATGAAGCCGGGATTTGTGTGATTGCGAGGCTGCGTTTGAGCGTTGGATCTGCAGACACGGCATGGTGCCTCACAGGCTCCTGACTGATCTGAGAGACGCAGGCAGCCTTAGGATGTGCTGAGGAGTGTTTCATTGCTCTGAGCAGAGGATGCTGAACTGAATCCAGAGTGTCGAAGCGTGTGGCTCAGAAGACACGATCAAGGCATCCATCTTTCTTAGACAACAGTCTGAAGCTGAAAGAGGAGGTATAACCGATGGAAGTGTTGCAATTCGAGATAAGCTGAAGAGCCTACATGGTCTCTGATGACTGGCCGTTTGTTGCAGCATTTAAACAGGAGACGGACCGTCAAAAGAACATTTACAGCATAGTACAATTGTTATTTTATACACTGGAATTGCTTAGTACAAAGTGAAAAGAAATGATATCTCCCCAGACTTAGTGTCGTGACTTTTTGTTCAGATTCAAAGATTcaatgctgactttttacagcaCAACACTTTGTTCTTTACTCAACAGTTGAGCCATATTTATTACTGAATCCGTGTACATACTATTCTCATGTCaatttcttttaaaagtttgatttatttgaCGTGTTTTGTAAGTCCTGAAACGAACTAAAATCTCTTAACCATTCAAAAACTAGTATGTCTTTACAAAACAGGTACATGCAGCTGTTTTCTTCTGTCCTTATTCACAGAGATCCAGGAGCCAGCcagtttcctttttcctttcattGCTGGGAATGTTTCACATTCATTAATTCAAAACGTTTTGAGAAGAAAACCCTACGGGGAAAGGATCTTTGACCAatcacacacttacacacagttATTTGGGGCAAATACATTCagtgtattttaatgtattgtatttgtgaaatggatgaaatgGTGAAATCTCTGTATATTTAGAATATTTTCTTGGAAAGGTATTTTAGTGAAGCCACTTTAACTGAGATATCATGTCAGTGAGGggttgcatgttttttttttttttacgatgctgaaaaaaaagtttagatACTTCAAAATATGCATCCATGTGACTGCATaagtatttatttctttatttctttcttatttAGTGGCTTTTATTATTCGTATCCCCTATAAATCATTTCTAAGGAACGATATGGAAAGAGCCGTCATAGCCTGAGGTTTCTCACGTAAAGTCGTTTtgtctcaaaaacaaaaactccttTCACTAAATTTCCTGTTGAGATTGTGCTTGTAGATAGCTTTAAAGTACTCCCGTGGCCATTAAAGGGACACACTGATAAATTAAACGGCATAGTGATAAGGAGACAAAGATCTGATTTTGGCTTTGACAAATGACAGGAGCCTTTTGAAATACTTTAAGTGCACATTGGAGATAGACAAAAGTGAGAGCAACACATTTACACATGTGTTTCTGAACAAGCACTTCTATCTCTGATTATAAGAGCACCACTTGACCTTGCTTCTAAATGGCTGAATCTTATTTGAGCTCTCTGCATTCAAAATAATGCTGATTCACTGTTTACCTGTAGCTCACTCGCTGTAATGCACATATATTATCTGCCGGTTATTCTTGTTGTCTTGTCTGCAgtataaaaaaacaactttactgACAGTACAGCCGCCGCTCATCTTTTAACAATTTAAACTacctctgtttttgcctttgcAGATAAATGCAGTAATACCACAacatttaaatacatgtagattTGTTATGTTTTTCTAGACGTCATGTTGATATAAACATGATTTATTCGATAATGTCTCAGCTGTCCAGACATGGATTGAGCCTGGATCATGGAGACCTTCACAAaaattttctttctgtctcgGATGAGGCTTAATCCATGTCTGAGAAGCTGACTGTAAGAGTTTGACTATGATGCATTGTTAGTATGTTTATGCATTTAGTCAAACCACCTTCTTGTGTTTAACATGATGGTAAATAAAAACACTCTGAAAGTgactgtatttttgtatttttgtttggtAATTTGgtaacaaaataatttttctGACCCACTACCACGGCTTCAGGGAATGATGCTACTTCTGGATGACTTGCACGATTAACCAGAAATACCAGTTGGCCATCTTTTACTGAAACCGCCTACAGTCACAATGCCTTGAAAGTTTCAAGGCATTTTTCTTCTACACTCACTCGATAGAAACGCTTCAACCTGATGGCTGCGAAAACCACGGTTCCCGAAGAAGACATAACTTGCCCTCAATGCACGGACATTTATTGCCTTCCGGTTCTTTTAAAATGTGGCCACAACATCTGCAGAGTTTGCCTGTTTAACTACTGGGAATGGAAAGGATTGCGAGAGTGTCCTGTCTGTGGCATCGTGTCTGACACCGGGAGACCTCCTATTAATCTGGCACTGCACAATGTTGCAAAGGAACACAAAGTGCTTATAATGACCAGCAGTCAAAACAAATGTTGTCAACACAACGAGAAGTTGAAGATTTTTTGTCACAACGACGGAGAGCTCATCTGTCTTatctgcaaaatttcaaaagAGCATAAAGTCCACGAATGCAGCCCAGTAGAAGAAGCAGCCGAACAGAAAAAGGTTTGTGAAAATAGAAATACACCACAACACAGTAGAAGAAACTCAGTTATATTGTCTATTTGTTAAATTTTAATAGAAAGTGTCTTAGGAGGCCTGAACTGATTAACAAGACTAATCAGCTGTTTGTTCGAGCTCTGAATGTTTAATTTCTTCTTGAATTTCAGGCAGAAATATCAGCCAGCCTTGAGtctttacaaaataaactcaaaacactgaagAATACAAAGCAGAAATGGGAGGAAACTAAAACCTATATCAAGGTAAAAAGAATTTCCACTGCCTCTAGCATTTTGACAACGACTCCAAGCAAGCATGCAATTTTATTTTGCCTCCAGCTTATATTGAAAAATCCCTCTGCGTGACAACCATTCTTTCTCTTTactggcattaaaaaaaaccccacattcCTTAACTTGCAGACACAAGCATATGAAAATGAGACTGCAATCAAGGAGGAGTTTAAAAAGTTCCACCAGTTTCTTCGGGAGGAGGAAAACACCAGGCTGAAGGTGCTCAAACTGGAGGAGGAAACCAAGATTCAAATCATGTGTAAGAAGCTGGAAAACATCAGTGACCAGATCAACACTCTCTCCTCCACGATCAGTGATATTGAAAAAGCCCTCAAAGCACAGGATATACAGCTTCTACAGGTACATTTACTGTCATTATACAGACTGCTTTCATTTCTATTAACTTCTAGATTATTTGTCATAAAAACAGTCAagtaaaaattatttaattaaaacaactaCAACACATTAAAACTTAAAATATTATGAGGCTGCCGTGGCTGACACGTCTTTGTAGCATTGCAAGGAAGTTGGGTACAGTgcctctggattggcagactgGGGTTTTCATTGAATTTCAAGAAGGCCAATCAAGTTGGAACACAAAAGTGTTTTTCAGCTTCAAAGAAATCAGACttctcagcctccctgggaaggTCATTCAGTTGATCCTCAGATTCAGGGGAAACAAGGGAGTTTCCATCAAGGTAATTTAGCACTAATTACTTTTTGTCCTCTTGAACATATTGAAGGGTCGGTGGGAGTTTGCCTAAGTAGTTTAGAAGTTTTTGGAGGACTTGGATAAGTCACAGGCCACAGGCCATGACTCTCACTCTGAAGGGTATGGAAGAATTACTGCTTCAAAGATAGGAATTTAAGCATCTTGGAATCTTGTTTATGAGTGAGGGGGGAGTGGGGTTGGAAGTTTGGCATAAGAGTAAAGTTGTCAATTTACTTTCCCACCCTGTCAAAATGCTGGAGAGATATCATCTCTTGCCTGGTGGAtggaaaatggatgaatggatggctGGCCACTATATTAATCCACAGTATAATCTGAGCAAATTAGGTGGTTTATTGTACTAGTTTTTGCATGTTGCCAATTGATACAAAACTGTATATATCAAACTGATGTGAATGTTATAGTTTAGAAAGCTATTCGATCATAAACAGTATTGGACACACTGAAGTTTGGCCTCATGGTGGTGCTACAGAGTTAAATTTCAGCCAGCTGTCATCTCATTATTATGATCATTAGTATCAAACATAGCATAAAGTTTTAGAGACAAGTTCAAAGTCTGCTGAGTGGAGAACTGTTCAGAATTGTTCCTCTCTATTTCTAGTTCATATGTGTTTCATATATTGTGTCTGAGTTTCCTGTCCATGTATCTGTCGCAGTTTTCACTGTGTATATCTTAAATTTAGGGTTAGGAGGTTGATGACACCTGTCATCATAGCGCAGTTTGTCGTTTGTACATATACAGTATGTGTAGTTTTGAATTATTGTACGTTTGTTACCTTTCAGTCAATAATTTCCAATAACACAGCT contains the following coding sequences:
- the rapsn gene encoding 43 kDa receptor-associated protein of the synapse isoform X2; translation: MNIFMRHLAPEMGQDQTKQQIEKGLKLYQSNQTDKALHVWTKVLEKTSDPGGKFRVLGCLITAHSEMGKYKDMLKYALEQIDTAREMEDPDYLTEGYLNLARSNEKLCDFQKTVSYCKTCLNMQGTTVSLQLNGQDFEKALFFPCKAAELVNDYGKGWSLKYRAMSQYHMSVAYRKLERLPDAMECCEESMKIALQHGDRPLQALCLLNFADIHRCRHDVDKAFPRYESALGIMTEIGNRLGQAHVHLGVAKCWLLQKEFDKALDSLQRAQELADGMGNKLCTLKVHCLSEGIYRSRGQLNEVREQVVKFLQCVEELELYCGMCGESIGDRDQKLQALPCSHIFHLKCLQTNGTKGCPKCFKSSMKPGFV
- the rapsn gene encoding 43 kDa receptor-associated protein of the synapse isoform X1, giving the protein MNIFMRHLAPEMGQDQTKQQIEKGLKLYQSNQTDKALHVWTKVLEKTSDPGGKFRVLGCLITAHSEMGKYKDMLKYALEQIDTAREMEDPDYLTEGYLNLARSNEKLCDFQKTVSYCKTCLNMQGTTVSLQLNGQVCLSMGNAFLGLSVFQKALESYEKALRYAHNNDDKMLECRVCCSLGNIYVQLKDFEKALFFPCKAAELVNDYGKGWSLKYRAMSQYHMSVAYRKLERLPDAMECCEESMKIALQHGDRPLQALCLLNFADIHRCRHDVDKAFPRYESALGIMTEIGNRLGQAHVHLGVAKCWLLQKEFDKALDSLQRAQELADGMGNKLCTLKVHCLSEGIYRSRGQLNEVREQVVKFLQCVEELELYCGMCGESIGDRDQKLQALPCSHIFHLKCLQTNGTKGCPKCFKSSMKPGFV
- the LOC116326272 gene encoding zinc-binding protein A33-like translates to MAAKTTVPEEDITCPQCTDIYCLPVLLKCGHNICRVCLFNYWEWKGLRECPVCGIVSDTGRPPINLALHNVAKEHKVLIMTSSQNKCCQHNEKLKIFCHNDGELICLICKISKEHKVHECSPVEEAAEQKKAEISASLESLQNKLKTLKNTKQKWEETKTYIKTQAYENETAIKEEFKKFHQFLREEENTRLKVLKLEEETKIQIMCKKLENISDQINTLSSTISDIEKALKAQDIQLLQDYKKTKKRLQCSIGEPEVIRDILINSAKHLGSLSFQIWKKMEDIVRCVPVVLDPNTAQFNLELSEELSCVQYSSKKLLPNNTERLINRVSVLGATGFTSGKHSWTVDVGQGKDWYIGVALDSIQRKNTIFLSPAEGFWVIGLSNGDSLWAQTTPRSKLPMKEKPNRITVELDYERGKVIFINAADSTKIHTFKDKFTEKVFPYFSPGLCEDKKKSSKLKICPQVVKVQVE